From the Leucobacter tenebrionis genome, one window contains:
- a CDS encoding ABC transporter permease — protein MTVVGGTRPVAPELAPPKRRPWLLIAAIAVVLALLVASLAVGVYDIAGSDFGSEMFWITRVPRTIALVLAGAAMATSGLVMQMLTQNRFVDATTSGTTEWAALGLLLTTLLLPGAGLVGKMVIASCFAFVGAMLFMLILRRIVIRTTLVVPLIGIMLGAIVSSLTTFIAAQTNLLQMLGVWFMGSFTSVVRGRYEVLWVVAIVTLLVFLMADRITVAGLGKDVATSVGVRYEAILLGGTALVAVAAGVTTVVVGFLPLLGLVVPNIVSMIRGDNVRSNLPWVCLGGIALVVLCDLVGRIIIMPFEIPVSMVLGLVGSAVFITLLLRQRGR, from the coding sequence ATGACGGTGGTCGGGGGCACCCGACCTGTCGCGCCCGAGCTCGCCCCGCCGAAGCGCCGCCCCTGGCTGCTCATCGCCGCGATCGCGGTCGTGCTGGCGCTGCTCGTGGCGTCGCTCGCCGTCGGCGTCTACGACATCGCGGGCAGCGACTTCGGGTCCGAGATGTTCTGGATCACCCGCGTGCCGCGCACCATCGCGCTCGTGCTCGCCGGCGCCGCGATGGCGACGAGCGGGCTCGTGATGCAGATGCTCACCCAGAACCGCTTCGTCGACGCCACGACGTCGGGCACGACCGAGTGGGCGGCGCTCGGGCTGCTGCTCACCACGCTGCTGCTGCCGGGCGCCGGCCTGGTCGGCAAGATGGTGATCGCGAGCTGCTTCGCGTTCGTCGGGGCGATGCTGTTCATGCTGATCCTGCGCCGCATCGTGATCCGCACCACGCTCGTCGTCCCCCTGATCGGCATCATGCTCGGGGCGATCGTCAGCTCGCTCACCACCTTCATCGCGGCGCAGACCAACCTGCTGCAGATGCTCGGGGTCTGGTTCATGGGCAGCTTCACCTCGGTGGTGCGCGGTCGCTACGAGGTGCTGTGGGTGGTGGCGATCGTCACGCTGCTCGTGTTCCTCATGGCGGATCGGATCACCGTCGCCGGCCTCGGCAAGGACGTGGCGACGAGCGTTGGCGTGCGCTATGAGGCGATCCTGCTCGGCGGCACCGCGCTCGTGGCGGTCGCGGCGGGGGTGACGACGGTGGTCGTGGGCTTCCTGCCGCTGCTGGGGCTCGTGGTGCCCAACATCGTCTCGATGATCCGCGGCGACAACGTCCGCAGCAATCTGCCGTGGGTGTGTCTCGGTGGCATCGCGCTCGTGGTGCTGTGCGACCTGGTGGGGCGGATCATCATCATGCCGTTCGAGATCCCCGTGTCGATGGTGCTCGGTCTCGTCGGCTCGGCGGTCTTCATCACGCTGCTGCTGAGGCAGCGGGGAAGGTGA
- a CDS encoding siderophore ABC transporter substrate-binding protein, translating to MSIRTTRSAAAALTLGAALALSACASSAPASEEPSEPAKAATVTITDNHGEVEVPVNPETVVALDNTAFDTLDEWDIELAAVPKDVMGTVWPDYIDDENVANVGNHREPNLEVIVAEQPDLIIGGYRFGDYYDQIKEQNPQAVVIEIAPREGEDEFSELKRQTEILGQIFDHEDEAAALNSDLDEAIAGAKDAYNGSDTVMAVNTSAGQIGYIAPVVGRSLGPVFPELGWKPALEVEGATDDHQGDDISVEAIADSNPDWIVALDRDASFVPENREPGSAPADELIRASEALQNVTAVQKDQIVILDPNFYLTEGIQAYTELFNQLEEAFSAA from the coding sequence GTGTCCATCCGCACCACCCGCAGCGCCGCAGCTGCTCTGACCCTGGGCGCCGCGCTCGCACTCTCCGCCTGCGCCTCCAGCGCCCCCGCCTCGGAAGAGCCGTCGGAGCCTGCGAAGGCCGCCACCGTCACCATCACCGACAACCACGGTGAGGTCGAGGTGCCGGTCAACCCCGAGACCGTCGTAGCGCTCGACAACACGGCCTTCGACACGCTCGACGAGTGGGATATCGAGCTGGCTGCGGTGCCGAAGGATGTCATGGGCACGGTCTGGCCCGACTACATCGACGACGAGAACGTCGCCAACGTCGGCAACCACCGCGAGCCGAATCTCGAGGTCATCGTGGCCGAGCAGCCCGACCTCATCATCGGCGGTTACCGCTTCGGCGACTACTACGACCAGATCAAGGAGCAGAACCCGCAGGCCGTGGTCATCGAGATCGCTCCGCGCGAGGGCGAGGACGAGTTCAGCGAGCTCAAGCGCCAGACCGAGATCCTCGGCCAGATCTTCGATCACGAGGACGAGGCGGCCGCGCTGAACAGCGACCTCGACGAGGCGATCGCCGGCGCGAAGGACGCCTACAACGGCAGCGACACCGTCATGGCCGTGAACACCTCGGCCGGACAGATCGGCTACATCGCCCCCGTGGTCGGCCGCTCGCTCGGCCCCGTGTTCCCCGAGCTCGGCTGGAAGCCGGCGCTCGAGGTCGAGGGTGCGACCGACGACCACCAGGGCGACGACATCAGCGTCGAGGCCATCGCGGATTCCAACCCCGACTGGATCGTCGCGCTCGACCGCGATGCTTCCTTCGTGCCTGAGAACCGCGAGCCGGGCTCGGCGCCCGCGGACGAGCTCATCAGGGCCTCGGAGGCACTGCAGAACGTCACCGCCGTGCAGAAGGATCAGATCGTGATCCTCGACCCCAACTTCTACCTGACCGAAGGCATCCAGGCGTACACTGAGCTGTTCAACCAGCTCGAGGAGGCATTCTCCGCCGCATGA
- the purL gene encoding phosphoribosylformylglycinamidine synthase subunit PurL: protein MTDTAAPTHAPRPDTVADAIATPDKEQPYGALGLKPDEYDRIREILGRRPTSGELAMYSVMWSEHCSYKSSKIYLRQFGKKVNDKMKERLLVGMGENAGVIDIGEGWAVTFKVESHNHPSYIEPFQGAATGVGGIIRDIISMGARPVAVMDQLRFGDIDDPDTARVVHGVVSGISSYANCLGLPNLGGETVFDRVYQANPLVNALGVGVLRHEDLHLANASGAGNKVVLFGARTGGDGIGGASILASDSFSEGGPTKRPAVQVGDPFAEKVLIECCLELFRGELVEGIQDLGAAGISCATSELAANGDGGMFIELDSVLLRDPSLTAEEILMSESQERMMAVVAPEKLDAFLAVTEKWDVETSVLGEVTDTGRLVINWRGEEIVNVDPSTVAVDGPVYERPVAYPAWIDELQASGVRAAGLARAASGDDLRAQMLAVAASPNQAAVDWVTNQYDKYVLGNTALSFPDGAGMIRVDEESGLGVAISTDANGRYCQLDPYVGSQLALAEAYRNVAAAGAVPTAVTDCLNFGSPENPEVMWQFSRSVEGLSDACLALEVPVTGGNVSLYNQTGDTPIHPTPVVGVLGIIDDVARRVPSGWQDQGEHLYLLGVTRDELDGSAWAEAVHQHLGGRPPVADLDAERALAELLQAGTQGGLISGAVDLSEGGLAQALADGALRFGVGARVWIDEIVSRDGVDETAALFSESQARVLVAVPHEEEVKFRGLCEGRGFPVLRVGVTDGAGDAAVIEVQDRFTLPLAELRAASQATLPERFGAVIAEDPREAVADAAAARFERSMQAPGPGISE from the coding sequence GTGACCGACACCGCCGCCCCCACCCATGCCCCTCGCCCCGACACGGTGGCGGACGCGATCGCGACACCGGATAAGGAGCAGCCGTACGGCGCCCTCGGTCTGAAGCCCGACGAGTACGACAGGATCCGCGAGATCCTCGGCCGCCGCCCCACCTCGGGCGAGCTCGCCATGTACTCGGTGATGTGGTCCGAGCACTGCTCCTACAAGTCGTCGAAGATCTACCTGCGCCAGTTCGGCAAGAAGGTCAACGACAAGATGAAGGAGCGCCTCCTCGTCGGCATGGGCGAGAACGCCGGCGTCATCGACATCGGCGAGGGCTGGGCCGTCACCTTCAAGGTCGAGAGCCACAACCACCCGAGCTACATCGAGCCCTTCCAGGGCGCGGCGACGGGCGTGGGCGGCATCATCCGCGACATCATCTCGATGGGTGCGCGCCCGGTCGCGGTGATGGATCAGCTGCGCTTCGGCGACATCGACGACCCCGACACCGCGCGCGTCGTGCACGGCGTCGTCTCGGGCATCAGCTCGTACGCGAACTGCCTCGGTCTGCCGAACCTCGGCGGCGAGACCGTCTTCGACCGCGTCTACCAGGCCAATCCCCTTGTCAACGCCCTCGGCGTGGGCGTGCTGCGGCACGAGGACCTGCACCTCGCCAACGCCTCCGGCGCTGGCAACAAGGTCGTGCTGTTCGGTGCACGCACCGGCGGCGACGGCATCGGCGGCGCCTCGATCCTCGCGTCCGACAGCTTCAGCGAGGGCGGCCCGACCAAGCGCCCCGCCGTGCAGGTCGGCGATCCCTTCGCCGAGAAGGTGCTCATCGAGTGCTGCCTCGAGCTGTTCCGCGGCGAGCTGGTCGAGGGCATCCAGGATCTCGGCGCTGCCGGCATCTCCTGCGCCACCTCCGAGCTCGCGGCCAACGGCGACGGCGGCATGTTCATCGAGCTCGACAGCGTGCTGCTGCGCGATCCCTCGCTCACCGCCGAGGAGATCCTCATGTCGGAGAGCCAGGAGCGCATGATGGCGGTCGTCGCGCCCGAGAAGCTCGACGCGTTCCTCGCGGTCACCGAGAAGTGGGACGTCGAGACGAGCGTCCTCGGCGAGGTCACCGACACCGGCCGCCTCGTCATCAACTGGCGCGGCGAGGAGATCGTGAACGTCGATCCCTCGACCGTGGCGGTCGACGGCCCGGTCTACGAGCGTCCCGTCGCCTACCCCGCCTGGATCGACGAGCTGCAGGCCTCCGGCGTTCGCGCGGCCGGCCTCGCCCGCGCCGCGTCGGGCGACGATCTGCGCGCGCAGATGCTCGCCGTCGCGGCCTCCCCCAACCAGGCCGCCGTCGACTGGGTCACCAACCAGTACGACAAGTACGTGCTCGGCAACACGGCGCTCTCGTTCCCCGACGGCGCCGGCATGATCCGCGTCGACGAGGAGTCCGGTCTGGGCGTCGCGATCTCCACCGACGCGAACGGCCGCTACTGCCAGCTCGACCCCTACGTCGGCTCGCAGCTCGCGCTCGCGGAGGCCTACCGCAACGTGGCGGCCGCGGGCGCGGTGCCCACCGCCGTCACCGACTGCCTCAACTTCGGCAGCCCCGAGAACCCCGAGGTGATGTGGCAGTTCTCGCGCTCGGTCGAGGGTCTCTCGGACGCGTGCCTCGCACTCGAGGTGCCCGTCACCGGCGGCAACGTGTCGCTCTACAACCAGACCGGCGACACCCCGATCCATCCCACCCCGGTGGTGGGTGTGCTCGGCATCATCGACGACGTCGCGCGCCGGGTGCCGAGCGGCTGGCAGGATCAGGGCGAGCACCTGTACCTGCTCGGCGTGACCCGTGACGAGCTCGACGGCTCGGCGTGGGCCGAGGCCGTGCACCAGCACCTGGGCGGACGCCCGCCGGTCGCCGACCTCGACGCCGAGCGCGCGCTCGCCGAGCTGCTCCAGGCCGGCACCCAGGGCGGGCTGATCTCGGGTGCGGTCGACCTCTCCGAGGGCGGCCTGGCCCAGGCACTGGCCGACGGCGCGCTCCGCTTCGGTGTGGGCGCGCGAGTGTGGATCGACGAGATCGTGTCGCGCGACGGCGTCGACGAGACGGCAGCCCTGTTCTCGGAGTCGCAGGCGCGCGTGCTGGTCGCGGTGCCGCACGAGGAGGAGGTGAAGTTCCGCGGCCTGTGCGAGGGCCGCGGCTTCCCGGTGCTGCGCGTGGGCGTCACCGACGGTGCGGGCGATGCCGCGGTCATCGAGGTGCAGGATCGCTTCACCCTGCCGCTCGCGGAGCTGCGCGCGGCGTCTCAGGCCACGCTGCCCGAGCGCTTCGGCGCAGTGATTGCAGAGGATCCGCGCGAGGCCGTCGCGGATGCCGCTGCGGCGCGCTTCGAGCGCTCGATGCAGGCCCCCGGTCCCGGCATCTCGGAGTAG
- a CDS encoding SecDF P1 head subdomain-containing protein: protein MSRRRMSTIVMLTAIALGATGCAQTSAVDDSGEPLTTDVVFAAVKNIDPGDCADDATDAFEVPASATADAHCVRVDPEDEITLGGGRAVLIAESEDAPSTPESIELHLEDEDAARLGEFTGRLVDRAAPQNQMAIIVDGEVQSTPAVMSELTGGVVSLSGEGLVGLYERMTG from the coding sequence ATGTCTCGCCGTCGGATGTCGACCATCGTCATGCTCACCGCGATCGCGCTCGGCGCAACGGGGTGCGCGCAGACGAGCGCGGTCGATGACAGCGGCGAGCCGTTGACGACGGACGTGGTCTTCGCCGCGGTCAAGAATATCGATCCGGGAGACTGCGCCGACGATGCGACCGACGCATTCGAAGTCCCTGCATCGGCCACCGCGGATGCGCACTGCGTACGCGTCGACCCAGAGGACGAGATCACCCTGGGCGGCGGCCGCGCAGTGCTCATCGCCGAGAGCGAGGACGCCCCCTCGACCCCGGAGTCCATCGAACTCCACCTGGAGGATGAGGATGCCGCACGACTCGGCGAGTTCACCGGGAGACTCGTCGACCGCGCGGCGCCCCAGAACCAGATGGCGATCATCGTCGACGGGGAGGTGCAGTCGACGCCTGCAGTGATGTCCGAGCTCACTGGCGGGGTCGTGAGCCTCTCGGGCGAAGGGCTGGTGGGCCTCTACGAGCGGATGACGGGCTGA
- the tmk gene encoding dTMP kinase, whose translation MSGIFITLEGGDGAGKSTQAELLGAWLETRGYEVVRTREPGGTRLGAEIRRLLLHGGEDVGDVDPRAEALLYAADRAQHVAKVVRPALERGAVVVQDRYIDSSLAYQGAGRVLEVSDVRRISEWASEGLRPQLTVLLDVDPEVAASRRESRGGTDRLEGETDDFHRAVRQGFLELAEADPDRYLVLDADQPAEELNEAVIARVAPLLSAL comes from the coding sequence ATGAGCGGAATCTTCATCACTCTCGAGGGCGGCGATGGCGCGGGCAAGAGCACGCAGGCGGAGCTGCTCGGCGCCTGGCTCGAAACGCGCGGTTACGAGGTGGTTCGTACCCGGGAACCGGGAGGCACGCGCCTCGGCGCCGAGATACGCCGGCTGCTGCTGCATGGGGGAGAGGATGTCGGCGACGTCGATCCGCGCGCGGAGGCTCTGCTCTATGCGGCCGATCGTGCGCAGCACGTCGCCAAGGTGGTGCGGCCCGCGCTCGAACGCGGGGCCGTCGTGGTGCAGGATCGCTACATCGATTCCTCCCTCGCCTACCAGGGCGCCGGCCGCGTGCTCGAGGTCTCCGATGTGCGGCGCATCAGCGAGTGGGCCTCCGAGGGGCTGCGACCGCAGCTGACGGTGCTGCTCGATGTCGATCCGGAGGTCGCGGCCTCCCGGCGGGAATCGCGGGGAGGCACCGATCGGCTCGAGGGCGAGACCGACGACTTCCACCGCGCGGTTCGCCAGGGGTTCCTGGAACTCGCCGAGGCCGATCCCGACCGCTACCTGGTGCTCGACGCCGACCAGCCCGCCGAAGAGCTCAACGAGGCCGTCATCGCCCGCGTGGCGCCGCTGCTCTCCGCGCTGTAA